Proteins encoded by one window of Lutibacter sp. A64:
- the purB gene encoding adenylosuccinate lyase, with the protein MALTSLNAISPIDGRYRSKVANLAPFFSEEALIKYRVKVEIEYFIALCEIPLPQLADFNSELFEQLRSIYIDFTSEDAQKIKDIESITNHDVKAVEYFIKEKFDALNLHKYKEFIHFGLTSQDINNTATPLSINDAFDIVYYPELAILLEKLRQLAVAWEDVPMLARTHGQPASPTRLGKEILVFVERIEQQIKQLQNVPYAAKFGGATGNFNAHKVAYPTIDWKAFGTHFVEKVLGLHHSFPTTQIEHYDHLAGIFDAQKRINTILIDFNRDIWTYISMDYFKQKIKKGEVGSSAMPHKVNPIDFENSEGNLGIANALFEHLSAKLPISRLQRDLTDSTVLRNVGVPFAHTIIAFTSTLKGLNKLLINKEKFAQDLENHWAVVAEAIQTILRREAYQNPYEALKGLTRTNEKITQKSMADFIDGLDVSNEIKTELKAITPSNYTGI; encoded by the coding sequence ATGGCATTAACAAGTTTAAACGCAATATCTCCAATAGATGGAAGATATAGAAGTAAAGTAGCAAATTTAGCACCTTTTTTTTCGGAAGAAGCGCTGATAAAATATAGAGTTAAAGTAGAAATTGAGTATTTTATAGCATTGTGCGAAATTCCTTTGCCACAATTAGCTGATTTTAATAGTGAACTTTTTGAACAATTAAGAAGTATTTATATAGATTTTACTTCAGAAGATGCACAAAAAATAAAAGATATTGAAAGTATTACAAATCACGATGTAAAAGCTGTTGAATATTTTATTAAGGAAAAATTTGATGCGTTAAATCTTCACAAATATAAAGAGTTTATACATTTTGGATTAACATCGCAAGATATTAATAATACAGCTACTCCATTATCAATTAATGATGCATTTGATATAGTTTACTACCCAGAACTTGCAATTCTTTTAGAAAAACTAAGACAATTAGCAGTAGCTTGGGAAGATGTACCAATGTTAGCACGTACACACGGTCAACCAGCTTCACCTACACGTTTAGGAAAGGAAATACTAGTATTTGTAGAACGTATAGAGCAACAAATAAAGCAATTACAAAATGTACCTTATGCAGCTAAATTTGGTGGAGCAACAGGTAATTTTAACGCACATAAAGTTGCTTATCCAACAATAGATTGGAAAGCATTTGGTACTCATTTTGTTGAAAAAGTTTTGGGGTTACACCATTCTTTTCCAACTACACAAATAGAACATTACGATCATTTAGCTGGTATTTTTGATGCTCAAAAGCGTATAAATACTATTTTAATTGATTTTAATAGAGATATTTGGACATACATTTCTATGGATTATTTTAAGCAAAAAATTAAAAAAGGAGAAGTAGGTTCATCGGCAATGCCTCATAAAGTAAACCCTATAGATTTTGAAAATTCTGAAGGTAACTTAGGAATTGCAAATGCACTTTTTGAACATTTATCTGCAAAACTTCCAATTTCTCGTTTACAACGTGATTTAACAGACTCTACAGTTTTAAGAAATGTAGGAGTTCCATTTGCTCATACAATTATTGCCTTCACTTCTACGTTAAAAGGATTGAACAAGTTATTAATTAATAAAGAAAAATTTGCGCAAGATTTAGAAAATCATTGGGCTGTTGTTGCAGAAGCAATTCAAACAATATTAAGAAGAGAAGCATACCAAAATCCGTATGAAGCTTTAAAAGGTTTAACAAGAACAAATGAAAAAATTACACAAAAATCTATGGCAGATTTTATTGATGGTTTAGATGTTTCTAATGAAATTAAAACTGAATTAAAAGCTATAACACCAAGTAATTATACAGGTATATAA
- a CDS encoding adenylosuccinate lyase produces the protein MTKNFLLQQLNNLGPALRVNRLQVSNLVLENPELLKFLIEIVFEVDNKLSVKAAWVLEYVLTEKLDWIAPYLEEFTLNIGKLYFGSAVRPAAKICGFIAKAYTSKNNSIVKETLTKKQIDRIIEAGFDWMISQHKVAVKAYTMTTLFLLGKNYDWVHPELQLILQQNITKESAAYKARGKITLGLINKQ, from the coding sequence TTGACAAAAAACTTTTTATTACAACAGTTAAATAATTTAGGACCTGCTTTAAGAGTAAATAGGTTGCAAGTAAGTAATTTAGTTTTAGAAAATCCTGAATTACTTAAATTCTTAATAGAAATTGTTTTTGAAGTAGATAATAAGTTATCGGTTAAAGCAGCTTGGGTTTTAGAATATGTGCTTACCGAAAAATTAGATTGGATAGCTCCGTATTTAGAAGAATTTACATTAAATATTGGAAAACTTTATTTTGGAAGCGCTGTGCGCCCAGCAGCTAAAATATGTGGGTTTATAGCAAAAGCTTATACATCTAAAAATAATTCAATTGTTAAAGAAACTCTAACAAAAAAACAGATTGATAGAATTATTGAGGCCGGTTTCGATTGGATGATTAGCCAACATAAAGTTGCGGTAAAAGCTTACACTATGACGACTTTGTTTTTACTAGGAAAAAACTACGATTGGGTACACCCAGAACTACAATTAATATTACAGCAAAATATAACTAAAGAAAGTGCAGCATATAAAGCTAGAGGAAAGATTACTTTAGGCTTGATAAACAAGCAATAA
- a CDS encoding TerC family protein, whose product MEIFLQADAWIALLTLTFLEIILGIDNIIFISITAGKLPKDKIKKATRLGLLLALIFRIFLLLGVSYLISMKAPFFTFDLNWLKGGITGQSVILILGGIFLLYKSTKEIHHKVEGVEDKVEEKTVKSVVKSSFGSVIFQIVMIDMVFSFDSVLTAVGMTNGVPGALIIMIAAVVISILIMMIFATPVGEFVNKNPTIQMLALSFLILIGFMLITEGAHLSHLEVFNKPVGAIPKGYLYFAIAFSLGVEALNMKVRKK is encoded by the coding sequence ATGGAAATATTTTTACAAGCAGATGCATGGATAGCTCTGCTGACTTTAACTTTTTTAGAAATTATTTTAGGTATTGATAATATTATTTTTATATCAATAACAGCAGGTAAATTACCAAAAGATAAAATTAAAAAAGCAACCAGGTTAGGACTTTTATTAGCGCTTATATTTAGAATATTTTTACTGTTAGGTGTTTCTTATCTTATTTCTATGAAAGCACCTTTCTTTACGTTCGATTTAAATTGGCTAAAAGGAGGTATAACAGGGCAAAGTGTAATTTTAATATTAGGAGGTATATTTTTACTGTATAAAAGTACAAAAGAAATTCACCATAAAGTAGAAGGCGTTGAAGACAAAGTAGAAGAAAAGACCGTAAAAAGTGTTGTTAAAAGCTCTTTTGGAAGTGTTATTTTTCAAATTGTTATGATTGATATGGTTTTCTCTTTCGACTCTGTTTTAACCGCTGTGGGTATGACTAATGGTGTACCTGGAGCATTAATAATAATGATTGCAGCTGTAGTAATTTCAATATTGATAATGATGATTTTTGCAACACCAGTTGGTGAATTTGTAAATAAAAACCCAACAATACAAATGTTAGCATTGTCATTTTTAATTTTAATAGGGTTTATGTTAATTACAGAAGGAGCTCATTTATCGCATTTAGAAGTTTTTAATAAACCAGTTGGTGCCATACCAAAAGGATACTTATATTTTGCAATTGCATTTTCATTAGGTGTTGAAGCCCTAAATATGAAAGTTCGAAAAAAATAA
- a CDS encoding DUF5020 family protein, translated as MKKLTFLFAILVTTIVTSQNFQLHNDFERGHLTTTFELFKMDKYGNTFTFVDFDYDSATGTSNAYYEIARVLKTEKMPVGLHVEYNAGHTNSFTIPEAWIFGANYSKGNAKWGFSTYAGYKAFTGADGEGNFQVTGTWYWNVIADRLTFTGFADLWTENGLSDNTVFLAEPQLWYHLNKTFSVGGELEISSNFAGGSDAIKGRPTLAIKWNI; from the coding sequence ATGAAAAAATTAACCTTTCTTTTTGCAATTTTAGTAACAACAATTGTTACTTCACAAAACTTTCAACTGCATAACGATTTTGAAAGAGGACACCTTACTACTACTTTTGAACTTTTTAAAATGGACAAATATGGTAATACTTTTACGTTTGTAGATTTTGATTACGATTCTGCAACAGGTACAAGTAATGCATATTATGAAATTGCCCGTGTGCTTAAAACTGAAAAAATGCCAGTTGGTTTACATGTTGAATACAATGCGGGACATACAAATAGTTTTACAATTCCAGAAGCTTGGATTTTTGGGGCTAATTATAGTAAAGGAAATGCTAAGTGGGGATTTTCTACATACGCAGGTTATAAAGCATTTACTGGAGCTGATGGAGAAGGGAATTTTCAGGTAACAGGAACTTGGTATTGGAATGTAATAGCTGATAGATTAACATTTACAGGATTTGCAGATTTATGGACAGAAAATGGTTTGTCTGATAATACTGTGTTTTTAGCAGAACCACAATTATGGTATCATTTAAATAAAACATTTTCTGTAGGAGGGGAATTAGAGATTTCATCAAATTTTGCTGGTGGGAGTGATGCAATAAAAGGAAGACCAACTTTAGCTATTAAATGGAATATATAA
- a CDS encoding carbonic anhydrase has translation MDISKIFSNNKKWIAKRLKNDEDYFTNLAKGQSPEILYIGCSDSRVTAEDLMGMRPGEVFVHRNIANMVPNTDLSAMSVINYAVSHLKVKHVVVCGHYSCGGVKAAMQSEDLGILNPWLRNIRDVYRLHHTELDLITDETKKYNRLVELNVQEQCVNVLKTSDVQKAILENRVAVHGWVWDIHSGKLVDLEIDFDKILKDIRGIYHLSIEKNS, from the coding sequence TTGGATATCTCAAAAATTTTTTCGAACAACAAAAAATGGATTGCTAAAAGACTTAAAAATGATGAAGATTATTTTACAAATTTAGCAAAAGGTCAAAGTCCTGAAATATTATATATCGGCTGTTCAGATAGCAGAGTAACCGCAGAAGATCTAATGGGAATGCGCCCAGGAGAAGTTTTTGTACATAGAAATATTGCAAATATGGTTCCTAATACAGACTTAAGCGCAATGTCTGTAATAAATTATGCCGTTAGCCATTTAAAAGTAAAACACGTTGTAGTTTGTGGGCATTATTCTTGTGGAGGTGTTAAAGCAGCTATGCAATCTGAAGATTTAGGTATTTTAAATCCTTGGTTAAGAAACATTAGAGATGTTTATAGACTACACCATACCGAATTAGATTTAATTACAGATGAAACAAAAAAATACAATAGACTGGTTGAATTAAATGTTCAAGAACAATGTGTAAATGTTTTAAAAACTTCTGATGTACAAAAAGCTATTCTAGAAAATCGTGTTGCTGTTCACGGTTGGGTTTGGGATATTCATTCGGGTAAATTAGTAGATTTAGAAATAGATTTCGACAAAATATTAAAAGATATTAGAGGTATTTACCACCTTTCAATTGAAAAAAATAGTTAA
- a CDS encoding NCS2 family permease, with amino-acid sequence MLDKFFKITENKSTLKTEIIAGITTFMTMVYILAVNPGILSEAGMDKDAVFTATALSAVIATLVMALVAKLPFALAPGMGLNAFFAFTVVLGMGYSWEFALTAVFLEGIIFIILTVFNIRELIVNSIPLNLKHAVSVGIGLFIAFIGLKGTGLVVDNPATLVSLGDMKNPAVLVGMAGVLIIGVLLTRKIKGAILIGILASTILGLFVGVTVIPENFTFVSLPPSIEPIFFKFDFSQIFTIDMLIVLFTFLFVDMFDTVGTLIGVSSKSGMLDKDGNVPRVKQALFADSIGTFIGAILGTSTVTTYVESAAGVAEGGKTGMTALTVAGMFALSLFFAPLFMIIPDAATAPALIIVGLFMISPIMKIDLKDFTEAIPAFFTIIMMPLTYSIAEGIVFGMLSYVLLKLLTGKYKEITPIMIVIAVLFIVKFFV; translated from the coding sequence ATGTTAGATAAATTTTTTAAAATAACAGAAAATAAATCAACTTTAAAAACAGAAATTATTGCTGGAATTACCACGTTTATGACAATGGTATATATTTTGGCTGTAAATCCTGGAATTTTAAGTGAAGCAGGAATGGATAAAGATGCAGTTTTTACTGCAACCGCATTGTCTGCAGTTATTGCAACTTTAGTAATGGCTTTGGTTGCTAAATTACCTTTTGCCTTAGCGCCAGGTATGGGATTAAATGCGTTTTTTGCATTTACAGTAGTACTTGGAATGGGCTATTCTTGGGAGTTTGCCTTAACAGCAGTATTTTTAGAAGGTATTATTTTTATAATATTAACCGTATTTAACATTCGAGAGTTAATAGTTAATTCTATTCCTTTAAATTTAAAACATGCAGTTTCAGTTGGTATTGGGTTATTTATTGCTTTTATAGGTTTAAAAGGTACAGGTTTAGTAGTTGATAATCCAGCAACTTTAGTAAGTTTAGGAGATATGAAAAATCCTGCTGTTTTAGTAGGTATGGCTGGTGTTTTAATTATTGGTGTTTTATTAACTAGAAAAATAAAAGGAGCTATTTTAATTGGAATTTTAGCTTCAACTATTTTAGGTTTATTTGTTGGCGTTACTGTAATTCCAGAAAACTTTACATTTGTTAGTTTGCCTCCATCTATTGAGCCAATATTTTTCAAATTTGATTTTTCACAAATATTTACAATAGATATGTTAATTGTATTATTTACATTCTTGTTTGTAGATATGTTTGATACTGTTGGAACGTTAATAGGTGTGTCTTCAAAATCTGGAATGTTAGATAAAGACGGAAATGTACCAAGAGTTAAACAAGCATTATTTGCAGACTCCATAGGTACTTTTATAGGAGCAATTTTAGGAACTTCAACAGTAACTACTTATGTGGAAAGTGCAGCAGGTGTTGCTGAAGGAGGAAAAACAGGAATGACTGCTTTAACAGTTGCAGGTATGTTTGCTCTTTCATTGTTTTTTGCACCATTGTTTATGATAATTCCAGACGCAGCAACGGCTCCAGCTTTAATAATTGTAGGGTTGTTTATGATTTCTCCAATAATGAAAATTGATTTAAAAGATTTTACAGAAGCAATTCCAGCATTTTTTACAATTATAATGATGCCTTTAACATATAGTATTGCTGAAGGTATAGTATTTGGGATGTTGTCTTATGTTTTATTAAAATTACTTACAGGAAAATATAAAGAAATAACACCTATTATGATTGTTATAGCTGTGCTATTTATTGTCAAGTTTTTTGTTTAA
- a CDS encoding AI-2E family transporter has translation MKDLKTTNILLLLLVIPMVFYILKTMSFIFIPLIFSMFIALLFLPLMRWLSKRKIHNFISIFIVLLIFVGVFKIGGELIKITSREILATDSMFFEKAATKINLLAKSFEDFLGINYFDDGNLISHFINSDTISNNFGSTFDFIGNTVSMTLMTAFFVVLWLAESINFQKFLNNTILKQKFASVKTFMKIEKDLIKFVKVKFLVSALTGLGFGLACYFFDVSFPIFWGLFAFLINFIQMIGSVVSVILLALFAFVELDPTSTLLFFIITITLVQVVFGSILEPIFMGRSFSINIITILVMLMLWGYIWGVPGLIMSIPITVFLKIIFEQFPQTQLLATIISGNDVKIKLPRIKKV, from the coding sequence ATGAAAGATTTAAAAACAACTAATATTTTATTGCTTTTATTGGTAATACCTATGGTATTTTACATTTTAAAAACAATGTCTTTCATTTTTATACCATTAATTTTTTCAATGTTTATAGCATTGTTGTTTTTACCTTTAATGCGATGGTTGTCTAAACGTAAAATACATAATTTTATAAGTATTTTTATAGTGTTATTAATATTTGTAGGTGTCTTTAAAATAGGAGGAGAGCTTATAAAAATAACAAGTAGAGAGATTTTAGCTACAGATAGTATGTTTTTTGAAAAAGCTGCTACAAAAATAAATCTTTTAGCAAAATCTTTTGAGGACTTTTTAGGAATTAACTATTTTGATGATGGAAACCTTATAAGCCATTTTATAAATAGTGATACTATTTCTAATAATTTTGGCTCTACTTTTGATTTTATTGGAAATACAGTTTCTATGACTTTAATGACGGCATTTTTTGTTGTATTATGGTTAGCAGAATCTATCAATTTTCAAAAATTTTTAAATAATACTATTTTAAAACAAAAATTTGCATCGGTAAAAACCTTTATGAAAATTGAAAAAGACTTAATAAAATTTGTGAAAGTTAAGTTTTTAGTAAGCGCACTTACCGGTCTTGGTTTTGGATTGGCATGCTATTTTTTTGATGTTAGTTTTCCTATATTTTGGGGACTATTTGCCTTTCTTATAAATTTTATTCAAATGATTGGTTCTGTTGTTTCTGTAATTTTATTAGCACTTTTTGCTTTTGTTGAATTAGATCCAACAAGTACTTTATTATTTTTTATAATTACAATTACTTTAGTTCAAGTAGTTTTTGGAAGTATTTTAGAACCAATATTTATGGGAAGATCATTCTCTATAAATATTATTACAATCTTAGTAATGTTAATGCTTTGGGGTTATATTTGGGGTGTACCTGGTTTAATTATGTCAATTCCAATAACGGTATTTTTAAAGATTATTTTCGAACAATTTCCTCAAACACAATTACTGGCTACCATAATTTCTGGTAACGATGTAAAAATTAAACTTCCTCGTATAAAAAAGGTTTAG
- a CDS encoding toxin-antitoxin system YwqK family antitoxin gives MRVKVYYVLITCLFFLYNVSTNAQEKINKFDLNGKRDGIWKKYYPNNNIRYQGTFKAGKEVGVFKYYDITNATQPTIIKTFKPNSSLATVNFYTVKGILKSTGTMDGKKRIGTWLYYYPNGKTLMIEENYKNNELEGSYKSYYRTGKISELLNYTSGKLNGNIKRYADNGVLLEDLNYINGNLNGPAIYYAGNGKIISSGNYKNNERVGTWVVNEEDIQKKSNNLKQ, from the coding sequence ATGAGAGTTAAAGTTTATTACGTTTTAATAACCTGCTTATTTTTTCTTTATAACGTTTCTACTAATGCGCAAGAAAAAATAAATAAATTCGATTTAAACGGAAAAAGAGATGGTATTTGGAAAAAATATTATCCTAATAACAACATCAGATACCAAGGTACTTTTAAAGCCGGAAAAGAAGTTGGCGTATTTAAATATTATGATATTACAAATGCTACACAACCTACAATTATTAAAACATTTAAACCAAACAGTTCACTCGCTACCGTTAATTTTTATACCGTTAAAGGAATTTTAAAAAGCACTGGCACTATGGATGGTAAAAAAAGAATTGGAACTTGGTTGTATTATTATCCAAATGGAAAAACCTTAATGATTGAAGAAAACTACAAAAATAATGAGTTAGAAGGCAGCTATAAAAGCTATTATAGAACAGGAAAAATATCTGAACTTCTAAATTATACTTCAGGTAAATTAAATGGAAATATAAAACGCTATGCAGATAATGGTGTATTGCTAGAGGATTTAAATTATATAAATGGAAACCTAAATGGACCTGCAATATACTACGCTGGTAACGGAAAAATAATTTCTTCAGGGAATTATAAAAATAATGAAAGAGTTGGAACCTGGGTAGTTAATGAAGAAGACATACAAAAAAAATCTAATAATTTAAAACAATAA
- a CDS encoding heme-binding domain-containing protein, whose translation MKKTLLIILVVVVVIQFIRPKKNISNEVINDITTVLTVPEDVQEIIKISCADCHSNNTNYPWYSEIAPISWYLASHVNDGKKHLNFSEWATYNKHQKEHIIKDLKKELKSKKMPLNSYLWMHKDAVVSADQYKILLDWVNTLKAE comes from the coding sequence ATGAAAAAAACACTTTTAATAATTCTTGTAGTTGTAGTTGTAATTCAATTTATAAGACCTAAAAAAAATATTTCTAATGAAGTAATAAATGATATTACTACTGTACTTACAGTTCCAGAAGATGTTCAAGAAATAATTAAAATATCGTGTGCCGATTGCCATTCAAACAATACAAATTATCCTTGGTATAGTGAAATTGCTCCAATTTCTTGGTATTTAGCATCACATGTTAATGATGGTAAAAAACATTTAAATTTTTCTGAATGGGCTACCTATAACAAACATCAAAAAGAGCACATTATTAAAGATTTAAAAAAGGAATTAAAATCTAAAAAAATGCCTTTAAATAGTTATTTATGGATGCATAAAGATGCTGTAGTTTCTGCAGATCAATATAAAATACTTTTAGATTGGGTAAATACACTTAAAGCTGAATAA
- a CDS encoding SulP family inorganic anion transporter — translation MQKDFIPKLFSLLKQGISKETLIKDILSGLIVGIVALPLAIAFAIASGVSPEKGIITAVIAGLIISIFGGSRVQIGGPTGAFIVIVYGIVQEYGVNGLTIATFMAGFIIIIMGFAKLGNYLKFIPYSLIVGFTSGIALIIFSSQINDFLGLNISNVPADFIDKWIAYFNNFNNINWYAIVIATVTILITLYFQKLIPKIPGSIIAILLATLVVQYFNIPVATIESNYGEIPSSISMPSIPKVDFEIIKALIQPAFAIAILGSIESLLSAVVSDSMIGGKHRSNMELIAQGAANAFGALFGGIPATGAIARTATNVKNGGRTPIAGIVHALALLAIMLLFAPYAKLIPMSCLAGILIVVAYHMSEWRQFKSILKGNKTDVIILLTTFFLTVIFDLIIAIEIGIVLASLMFMKRMSESIHIKNITSENRTGEHLFDEELSDLPKEVLLYEINGPLFFGAARQFQETITAFNKDYKVIILRMRYVPMIDATGFQSLKEIIKTFKEEDILIILSGISPELRADFRKNDIYSVIERKYIVTNITMAISRAKKYLNIED, via the coding sequence ATGCAAAAAGATTTTATTCCAAAATTGTTTTCACTTTTAAAACAAGGAATATCTAAAGAGACTTTAATAAAAGACATTCTATCAGGTTTAATTGTTGGTATTGTAGCACTTCCTTTAGCAATTGCATTTGCAATAGCTTCAGGTGTTTCTCCAGAAAAAGGTATAATAACAGCAGTTATTGCCGGACTTATAATTTCAATTTTTGGAGGTAGTAGGGTTCAAATAGGCGGGCCAACTGGTGCTTTTATTGTAATTGTTTATGGTATTGTTCAAGAATATGGTGTAAACGGACTTACAATTGCAACTTTTATGGCAGGTTTTATTATTATTATAATGGGCTTTGCTAAATTAGGAAATTACTTAAAATTTATTCCTTACTCACTCATTGTGGGTTTTACAAGTGGAATTGCACTTATTATTTTTTCATCTCAAATAAATGATTTTTTAGGACTTAATATTTCAAATGTTCCGGCTGATTTTATAGATAAATGGATCGCTTATTTTAATAATTTTAACAATATTAATTGGTATGCAATTGTAATAGCTACAGTAACTATTTTAATTACACTCTATTTTCAAAAATTAATACCTAAAATACCGGGTTCTATTATAGCTATTTTACTTGCCACACTTGTAGTACAATATTTTAATATTCCTGTTGCAACTATTGAAAGTAATTATGGTGAAATTCCAAGTAGCATAAGTATGCCTTCAATTCCAAAAGTAGATTTTGAAATTATAAAAGCCCTTATACAACCGGCATTTGCAATTGCCATTTTAGGAAGTATAGAATCGTTACTTTCAGCTGTAGTTTCAGACTCTATGATTGGTGGTAAACATCGTTCAAATATGGAATTAATAGCTCAGGGAGCTGCAAATGCTTTTGGAGCTCTTTTTGGTGGAATTCCAGCAACTGGTGCTATTGCCAGAACTGCTACTAACGTAAAAAATGGTGGTAGAACTCCAATTGCAGGTATTGTACATGCTTTAGCATTGCTCGCAATTATGTTATTATTTGCTCCTTATGCAAAACTAATTCCAATGTCGTGTTTAGCAGGTATTTTAATTGTTGTAGCTTATCATATGAGCGAATGGAGACAATTTAAATCCATTTTAAAAGGAAATAAAACGGATGTTATTATTTTACTAACCACGTTCTTTTTAACTGTTATTTTTGATTTAATTATAGCTATTGAAATTGGAATTGTACTTGCTAGTCTTATGTTTATGAAAAGAATGAGTGAATCTATTCATATTAAAAATATTACTTCTGAAAATAGAACAGGTGAACATCTTTTTGATGAAGAATTATCTGACTTACCTAAAGAGGTACTGCTTTACGAAATAAATGGTCCTTTATTTTTTGGTGCCGCAAGGCAATTTCAAGAAACAATTACTGCCTTTAACAAGGATTACAAAGTTATTATTTTGAGAATGCGCTATGTTCCTATGATTGATGCTACAGGTTTTCAAAGTTTAAAAGAAATTATTAAAACTTTTAAAGAAGAAGATATTTTAATAATATTATCAGGTATTAGCCCTGAATTAAGAGCTGATTTTAGAAAAAATGATATCTATTCGGTTATTGAAAGAAAATATATTGTTACCAATATAACTATGGCAATTTCAAGAGCTAAAAAATATTTAAATATAGAAGATTAG